Part of the Kangiella geojedonensis genome is shown below.
CAGAAAACTTACTTGTACCAGAGGGGTGAGTATGCCAACTCCCTACAAGCTGTAACATACCTGCCGATCTTTCTTCAATATTTTTATGTTCTTCACTACTTTCAGCACTAGGCAACTCTAACTCAAATTCGGTAGCTTTAGTTGGATTTACTTCAGTCTCCTTAACAATAACGATCCTTTGCTCTTTAAGATTTAACCTACCATATAAAAATCCTCCACATTCAACTGGCGAGTTTGCATGTAATTTACCTCTAATTGATTGGATTACATCATCACAAATACTTATCTCCCAACCTTCATTTTTTATTTTTTTAAAATCCGATACTTGAAACTGAGTACATCCAAGAGATAACCCATCTTTATTGAGTGAGTTAACCCATATAGAGTTATTAATTTTATTATTCTTTAGTATACAATTAACTACCGCGTTAAAATTAGAAACATGATTTCTAATATAACTTACAGATAAACGTGTTGTTATAGAAGAGCAACTCATTCCGACCATTGTTGCTGTTGGGTTAGCCTCTGAGTTTAACCAGTCTTTTACGAAATCTTCCTCTAAACTTTTCATTAGTAAATAAACTTCAAGGTCCTCTAGGTTGCATTCAGCTTTATCTTTGGTAAATAGTAACACGCCAGTTTTACCTTTGTTTGATATGTAGCATCTTGCAACTTTGTTTACAGGAAGCGAATCTAAAGAATAAATGGTGTCTTTGTCAGCTGTTGCATCAATAACCAAATCAGAATTTACAAGTTGACTTTTTATTTCATCATCTATGTTCCTAAGCTCATTAGTGGATGATGTAATATTCCCATAGCCGTTATTTAATAAGTGCTCCTTGAGCTGATTTGACTTCCCCCACCCAATATCAGATTTCTGTAAAACATGTCTTGATATATTATGGGTCTCAAATTTATCATTATCTATTAATAATAAATTTGATCTACCCTCCCTAGCTAATGTATCTGCCAAATGTGATCCAACAGAACCACATCCTACTATTGAAATAGTACCATCACCGCTTTCTTCAATCCCAGATATCATTTTTGACAACTCTGCAGTTGGATTAGGAGTAATACTTAACTGCTCAACCTCTTTTATATCGGTCATCCCTGAATCTTGACTGTAGTGAACATGAATGACAAAAGAAAAAAGCTCAACTTTTCTGGCCTCGCCTGTTGCATCCGTAGGGATTTCTTTAATTAATTCTATTGTTCTTGGAATAGCAACAACCAGTATCATTTTTAATGGACTTTTAATTTCGCGACTTTTATCTAAGACTATCCTTTTTAATTGTTCAAATTTTTGCCCTACACCATGAACGTTACAAAATTCTTTTAAACTTTTTGAAGAGTTGATATTTCTTAAATAGCGTGCATCAACTTCGTTTACTTTATCAATATATATCCCAGACCATATTGTATCTAAATAAAACTCAGCATCATCCTTATCTTTCTGTTTAAATGAAATACTTGGTAATTTTGTTAACTCAATATTATTTAATTTAAATGAATAGACTCTTCTGCCGTTAAAAACAAAACTAAATCCAGAAATACGCCCAAAACAAATACCTGAACGTTCCATTTTCTCATAAAAAAAACGTTGTAGCTCACCAATGTTTGTTACCAAAACATTGTCACTTACAAATGGTGTTGGCTCCCAACCATCATAATCCAGAAACCCACTTGCAGCATCAGTAAGCCACTGGGAAAGTACTTTGACAACTCCTCTAATACCAATATCCTTATACATTACATTCGCACCAAGTCGAGACACACATATACTCATTGGTGAATTTTCATTAACTGGATTTAAATGTGGAAGATCCTGAGGAAAGTCTATGCGGTCCGAATATATAGATGGCGCATCTACTGCTTCTCGAAATACAAGAACAATCTTTTCTTCAACTTGAATATCTTCTCTTATTGTTCTTCTTGGAATATCCCTTCTAACGCATAAAGCAAAAATAAATGAATCATTAAAGCGCCTTATAGTAACTTTCCCTAAAACATTTTCACTTTGGATTAACTCAAAGTATTCAGACTGTAATTTTTTAGGAAGAGCTTTTACCTCTATTTCCACGCCTAGTTCAGATATTAGTTTAATTTTATTATTAACCATAAGTGAACGGAGTTCTATTTACTTGTTCTTTTTGCATTTTTGTATTTTTTTTATTAAATCCCTTTTCATCAAACTCAAATACTACTTTTCCAGGTTTTCCGTTATCATTTACAGCTGTGTTTATAAATCTTTCTTTATACTCAAAACTTTTATGCTCCTTTAGAATACCAAGATACTTTTGCTTGGCTTCATAAGAAGGGGGGTTGTCAGCATCATCCTTAACTTCTTTGCTACTACAAACTATGAAGCCATCACAGTTTTTATCTATTTTACTTAAAGCATTTAAAGCACCATCAGAATATATATACTTTTCGTCTTTTTCTTTTCGAGCTATACATTTTCTTGAACAATGATGAGGTGCTAGCAATATTGACCAGCTTAACTCTTCATCTTTGAAGTCTTTTCTTATGCGCTCCCACACATTAACTCCTGCATCCCCTCCCAGCAAAATGTAACTACTTTCACTATTACTAATATATTCCCATCTTATTACTATGCTACTGTCATTACTGGAGTTAGGGGTTTCTTTATCTTCAGCTTTAGGAATATTAGCCTCATCTTTCGTCGGAGCCAGTAATTTCCATTTTAAATTATCTGTTAGCTCCCCGTTTGGAGTATCTTCTACACTCATTACCAATAAACTATTGCCATCCGAAGACGAAACCTTTTTATTTCTTCTCTTTATTTCATTTAGAATTGGTTTTGAATCTTCTGTATCATAGTTTGGCTCTATACAATATTGGCTACACCATATTTCCTTTACAAGAATTTTTCCCGACTTAGGATTGTATGTAGATGGATCACCAAGATGAAATAAGTCCTTCGTGCCACTAATATGATCTTTATCTGGATGTGTACAAACAAAAATATCTAGCTCGTACCTATCACCGACTCTACAAGCATCTTTGATATCTTGCCTTATGTCGTAATCCTCCGAACTATCTTCTTCTGAAGACTTTCTATGGTTAATATCAGTCAAAACTGTCTTACCATCCAACTCAAATAAAACAGTATCTCCATTACCGACAGGGAAAAATGAGACTTTATCTTTATTCATGATCGCTCCTAGCTTGTTGTTCTAGGCCTATATGGGGGCTTCATTAGTAATTTCAACGGAACGCATCACATTTTATTAAATAATCTAATATTGCAATGTTGCTCTTTATACCCATGCAACAATGCAACTTAGTCTAACTTCCCTTTTGCCTTCAAATATTTAAACTTTCTACTGATAGTAGACTTATTAACTCCAAGTTCCTCTGCTATTTCTGATTGGTTTAGCCCTTCCCCACTTAGCTTTCTAATTTTTAATAACTCAGAATCTTGTTTTTTTTGCCACTGCCACTGATAGCCCTCTTTATCTTCTATTTCCAATCTAGCCTCTATTGGCTCAGCATCTTCGCCACTAAACCCTCTGGCTTTCTCAAAGTGTACTTCAAATCTTGCACCATCAGACTGTTTGTAGTCATCTGGGTGCTTTAGTGCTACAACCGTATCTAACGTATCTTCTCTTTTACTTGTACCACGCTGTCCTCCTCCCTTACCTGAGTGATGCACAAACAATACTGACCTACCCTCAGCTCTCAGTCTTAATGCCCACCCTTCAGTTATTCTCCAACTTTCTGCCTCGTTCTCATTACCTGTACGGCAAAGCGTAGAAATATTATCGACAACAATTAAATCTACATCTGTAAAGTGTTTTAGTCGCGCTAATGAGCAAGGATCTGATAAGTCAGGCATTGCACCGCTTTGCTCATCGGGTGTCATTATTCGTAAATTATCACCCGGTATTAACCCGGTACGCTTTTGTATTTGTTTTAGCCTTGTTTGTAAGTCAGCAGAAGGCATTTCCCCATCAATATATAAAACTTTAACTGGTCTAGGTGCTTTCCAACCTAAGAATTCGCCACCTGTAGCTAATGCCACAGCTACTTCTAATGCAAAGTGTGTTTTACCCACACCCCTTGGAGCATAAACCATTGCTAAACCTTGTTTTGGTAGCCATGGTGCTAATAGTAACTCTCTAGGTGGTATTTTCTTTTTTAAGAACTCACCAATCTTTGAGACTTTAAAAGCAGGTGCGATATCATGTTCAGCCTTTGCCCAATTACCATCAAACTCTTCTGCTTCTCGATTAGTAGTAGGGATATGTTGATTAGGCATCATAACCTCCCTGCACCGTTTGATTATCCAAGAAAGTTGATAGGTCTTTGCTTCTATAGCGTATATATCGCCCTACTTTAATATAAGGCAAGGGATAGCGGTTCTCACAACGCCATACTGCTAAAGTGTGCTCAGTAACCCCTAAGATTTCAGAAACCTCTTTAGGCGTTAATAATGATTCTTGTGAATTTAGATTCATGGTAACTGCTCCAAATGTAGTTGAATGTATGGAGCAGATACTAGAATTTATTATGTTGAAATGTGTGATCCCTAACGTTAGCGATCTGATCGCTAACTATTCAAGAGTGCTTATTGCATCTCTAATGTGCCTTGCCATAGTTTGTTGATTAAATGGAATTTCTCCATCAGGCCACCATATTAAAGACTTTTCATCTATAACCTTAGCTACTTTAGGCGCACTTACTTTTCCAGCAGTCTTGCACTGCTCTGGGAACTTAACCAACACTGCAACAACGGCACGAAACATTAACTCGCGATCATCTGAGTATTTCTTTGCTTTTCTTGGCTTGATATGGCTTGTACTAGCTTTCTGTAAATACTCTTTTATTGCCCCGCTAAACACTCTAGGTTTAGGGAATTCTTTAGCCTCTACCCAATCTATGAAGTCCTCTTTCATAATTCGCCAGTCAGAGGGCTTAGCTTCTGGATTTAAGACTTTCAAGCTAGTTAAATAATCCGACTTGATACATTTTTTTACGTCTTCTGTATAAAAGTCTTTTCTTAAACTAGGCCAGTCTGTTGGTATAACTCCCATTAACAATGGTATAGCCTCTCTATCAATAAGCCATGTATCTGCTTTAAAATAATTAACTACTCTTTGCACAAATAAACTAGAGTTGTTGGTATATTCTTCATATCTATCTTTAGCTTGGTTATAACTAGTTTCATAGAACTTATCTAAAGTTTGCCCAAAGACTTCCAGCGGATTATCAATTTTCTTATTCACATATCCTCCTATTTAACCTAATGTTGCTACCGCATCAGCCCTGTGCTCTGGTGCTAGGTGTGCGTATCTTAATGTTGTATTCATATCAGCATGACCGCATAGCTCTCGCACCGTATTAAGCGGTACGCCATTCATAACCAGTTTTGAGGCAAAGTCATGCCTCATGTCATGCCATCTAAAGTTAGGTATCTCTGCTTGCTTTAATATGGAGGCCCATGACTTTTTAACGTTTGTTAGTTTCGTGCCGTTATGGGATGGGAATACTAAAGGATTACTTTTATCGCATTGGTCATGCCATGCCTTTAATGCGGTGTATGCGGTATTATTAAGCGGTATATGACGGGTTCTGCTAGACTTTGCATTCTCTGCTCTTACGGTTAAAACCCGGTTATTCATGTCTACGTCATGCCATGTTAAAGCGAACAACTCACCGCGTCTTAACCCGGTTTTAAGCGATAAAATAATCATTGGAGTCATTCGATCCCCATAAGCATGGGGTGTTAGATCGGGTAACAAGGGGTAGTTTCTTTGTTTACGCCACTCATTACCCCTTTGACGTTCTTCTTTTAATGCGGTATCCCGGTCACTAAGTACCCTATATAACCGGGTTTCTTCACCGGGCGACAGATACCGTACTAATGGGGTAGTACCCGTTTTTAATGCCTTTAGTTTTTGTAAGGGATGCTCAGAGATAACTTCCCATTCAACTGCTTTAGTCAGCAAACCTCTAAGAGAAGCGACTTGCCTATTAACTGTGGTCGGCTTGATACCATCCCCCAAACGATCTTTACGCCATGCCTCAACCCTTCTTACAGTTATCTCTTCTAACGGGGTATTCATGAAGCAAGCATAACGCGAACGGATTAAGGACATAGTGCCTTTACCGTATTTATGGTGGGTTAATATCCAAGGCTCATACAGTTCATCAATAAACGCACCAAGCCTTCTATTTTTTGTAGCTTCGGCTTCCTTTCTTTGTTTAACCTTTTCACTCTGAACATCTATCCCTTTCATGATGTCTGAGTATCTTTGTTGAGCAACCGATCTGGCATTGGCTGGAGTCATGTTATCGACTGCACCAAGCCTAATTCTTCTTCTAAGGTTTTGTGAGTTTCTATAGGTAAAGTAATAGCTCTTTTTGCCAGTTGGTTGAACCCTAACTAACAGCCCTGTCATCTCATCATCATGCACTTCATAAGGACGGGGTTTTGGCTCTAATTCTTCTACTAATGCCTTGGTAATCCGTTTTTTCACCGTTTTTAAACATTTCGTAAGTCCACCGTAAGTCCAATATAGATGAATTTAGCTGAATAAAAGATGAACACCCATGAAACAAGACATCTTTGTAAAGCATTGTTTTAATTGATTTTATAGCGATTTACAAAGAAATTCGATTGATTAAATTTCATACAGATTCATGGCCAGATCGCTTTCATAATGCTGGGGTCGGTGGTTCAAGTCCACCCATAGCTACCATATTAAAAAAGGCTTACAGAGCAATCTGTAAGCCTTTTTTATTGCCTTGGATTTATGTAAGTCCACCGTAAGTCCATTCTTATAATTAACTCTGACCCCATTTATTGAACCCCAGTACTTAAATCTGCTATTTCACTATACTTCAGAGTAGATATCTTTCAAATTCCCAATCATATTATTAGCTGCTACTTTATTTAAATTTCTTATATACTCTTCATGTACAGCTTGAAAATCATCTATTTCTTTTTTACTTGATTTTTTCCATTTGAAATAAAAAAATAAACCCTTTGTAGTGAAGTATGGAGTATTACCCCAATATTTAATGGCACCAATTTCCCTCAATGACTCAAGTAAATCGTGATCGACATTATTAAGATCTTCAGTAGAGCGCATTCTGGTGATTTCATCCTCATATAATTTGAAAACTTCCTTATTCAGATCACTGTTTGATTGCTCAAACCACATAGAAATTATTTCATGATCTAGGCGAGTTTCACTACTATTTGCAAGAAGTCGAAGATAATAATTATCAATTAAAGCATAGAATGCATTCGAATACTTTCGATTTTCTATTACTAGATATCTATCTCTTTTATCTAAAGCAGCGTCAACTTTACCGAGAGCGAGCTTGAAAGCTCCATAAATAAAATGAAAAAGAACCCCTACAACAATATATAACAAAAAAATTCCTGCAGATTTTAATAGAGGGTAAAATAGTAAATCATAAACATTAAAGTAACCTTCTAGAACTCCTACTTTGCTAGCAAAGGACCCTTTTAAAGAAAACAAGCCTATCAAAAGTTTCCAGTTATGAAATATCCATGCTGTGATAAAAAAAACTATATAGGGGCTAGATAACCTTTCTTTAATTCCAGCCGCAGTTTCAGATATTACATTGTGTTCTCCCAAAACAATATTCCCTATTTGTGAAAATAAATTTTAATATAACACATTATTCATTAACTCCAATCTTAGAGTAGGTAACTGTTTTTAATCAGCTTTAATAATAATTGGGGTAATAATTGGGGTCAGAGTACAATTTCTTTAAAGACACTGAATCCCGCGGTTAAATCGCGGGATGACACCTGTGCTAAATCTTCCTTGCTCTAAACTTTTTGCCTTTCATTTTGCCGCCGTTTAGGAGTTGTAGTGCAGCGTCGAGGATGTCGCTTTTGACGGCGACGTAGGCCCAGCTGTTGGCGATTTGGATTTTGCCGACGTCGTTGCCTTCGATACGGTAGTCTGCTGTGAGTG
Proteins encoded:
- a CDS encoding ThiF family adenylyltransferase, with product MVNNKIKLISELGVEIEVKALPKKLQSEYFELIQSENVLGKVTIRRFNDSFIFALCVRRDIPRRTIREDIQVEEKIVLVFREAVDAPSIYSDRIDFPQDLPHLNPVNENSPMSICVSRLGANVMYKDIGIRGVVKVLSQWLTDAASGFLDYDGWEPTPFVSDNVLVTNIGELQRFFYEKMERSGICFGRISGFSFVFNGRRVYSFKLNNIELTKLPSISFKQKDKDDAEFYLDTIWSGIYIDKVNEVDARYLRNINSSKSLKEFCNVHGVGQKFEQLKRIVLDKSREIKSPLKMILVVAIPRTIELIKEIPTDATGEARKVELFSFVIHVHYSQDSGMTDIKEVEQLSITPNPTAELSKMISGIEESGDGTISIVGCGSVGSHLADTLAREGRSNLLLIDNDKFETHNISRHVLQKSDIGWGKSNQLKEHLLNNGYGNITSSTNELRNIDDEIKSQLVNSDLVIDATADKDTIYSLDSLPVNKVARCYISNKGKTGVLLFTKDKAECNLEDLEVYLLMKSLEEDFVKDWLNSEANPTATMVGMSCSSITTRLSVSYIRNHVSNFNAVVNCILKNNKINNSIWVNSLNKDGLSLGCTQFQVSDFKKIKNEGWEISICDDVIQSIRGKLHANSPVECGGFLYGRLNLKEQRIVIVKETEVNPTKATEFELELPSAESSEEHKNIEERSAGMLQLVGSWHTHPSGTSKFSGKDIKMKETIERQISTPFALMTVSNNDETVQLAIPNEWRELLADG
- a CDS encoding ComEC/Rec2 family competence protein; the encoded protein is MNKDKVSFFPVGNGDTVLFELDGKTVLTDINHRKSSEEDSSEDYDIRQDIKDACRVGDRYELDIFVCTHPDKDHISGTKDLFHLGDPSTYNPKSGKILVKEIWCSQYCIEPNYDTEDSKPILNEIKRRNKKVSSSDGNSLLVMSVEDTPNGELTDNLKWKLLAPTKDEANIPKAEDKETPNSSNDSSIVIRWEYISNSESSYILLGGDAGVNVWERIRKDFKDEELSWSILLAPHHCSRKCIARKEKDEKYIYSDGALNALSKIDKNCDGFIVCSSKEVKDDADNPPSYEAKQKYLGILKEHKSFEYKERFINTAVNDNGKPGKVVFEFDEKGFNKKNTKMQKEQVNRTPFTYG
- a CDS encoding AAA family ATPase, whose protein sequence is MMPNQHIPTTNREAEEFDGNWAKAEHDIAPAFKVSKIGEFLKKKIPPRELLLAPWLPKQGLAMVYAPRGVGKTHFALEVAVALATGGEFLGWKAPRPVKVLYIDGEMPSADLQTRLKQIQKRTGLIPGDNLRIMTPDEQSGAMPDLSDPCSLARLKHFTDVDLIVVDNISTLCRTGNENEAESWRITEGWALRLRAEGRSVLFVHHSGKGGGQRGTSKREDTLDTVVALKHPDDYKQSDGARFEVHFEKARGFSGEDAEPIEARLEIEDKEGYQWQWQKKQDSELLKIRKLSGEGLNQSEIAEELGVNKSTISRKFKYLKAKGKLD
- a CDS encoding helix-turn-helix domain-containing protein — its product is MNLNSQESLLTPKEVSEILGVTEHTLAVWRCENRYPLPYIKVGRYIRYRSKDLSTFLDNQTVQGGYDA
- a CDS encoding site-specific integrase codes for the protein MKKRITKALVEELEPKPRPYEVHDDEMTGLLVRVQPTGKKSYYFTYRNSQNLRRRIRLGAVDNMTPANARSVAQQRYSDIMKGIDVQSEKVKQRKEAEATKNRRLGAFIDELYEPWILTHHKYGKGTMSLIRSRYACFMNTPLEEITVRRVEAWRKDRLGDGIKPTTVNRQVASLRGLLTKAVEWEVISEHPLQKLKALKTGTTPLVRYLSPGEETRLYRVLSDRDTALKEERQRGNEWRKQRNYPLLPDLTPHAYGDRMTPMIILSLKTGLRRGELFALTWHDVDMNNRVLTVRAENAKSSRTRHIPLNNTAYTALKAWHDQCDKSNPLVFPSHNGTKLTNVKKSWASILKQAEIPNFRWHDMRHDFASKLVMNGVPLNTVRELCGHADMNTTLRYAHLAPEHRADAVATLG